The genomic segment ATCAGGTGGGACAGAAATCCAGTggtcatttttgagtaaaatTTGGAGGCCTGAAGTGTTGTTGGATCTCAATACTGATATGATTTGCGGGTCGGTATGCTCTCCAAATCCAATCATATTTTTACCACTGAATTCTTCAATCTCAGGACATGGTGGATATTGATTTAGCCTGAAAACAGAATCACTCTTTTCATCCATTAAAAGCTTACTGAAAACATTCTTAGGATGAATCTTTAATCCCTCTGCCAACATTTCAAGAATCTCACACGACATTTTCTTTACTGCTGACACATAATCATTTACTGCAGAgctgcaataaaaaaaaataaagaaatgatAAATGTGTATATCAGTTATATATCATATGTTTCTATTTTAATATCTTACCGAATTGTTTCTGGATTTACACCTGATATAGAAGCGAATTTGTGGTAACTGAATTCAGAGTTAGTTGAAAGGAGAATGTATTCGACCCAACCAATATCACCATTTTGTCCAACCTGTTTGTTAGCATAGCCAAAAGGGTCAGCAGGACCTGCTTTTAGTTTCTCAGAGAGGGGAGATGAGAAAAATTTAATGGCTTCAGATTCGAGTTTACTTATGAACTCCATTGGGACATCATGGTTTATGACTTTGAAGAACCCGAATTCTTCGCAGGCCTTAACAATGAGGTTCCTAGAGTCAGGTTTAGAGAGGTCTATTACAGGAACATCATTGAAGAATGAGGTGGCTTTGCAAGAGTTCTTGACTATTGGGAAATGCTCAATGGCAGGTTTTGTTAAGACCATCATAGTAATTACTACTTGGCAATATGAAATGTGCAAGGATACAAGAATAGTAATATGTTGACAAGGAAATGAAAAGATCGAAACTTGGGGTGCTATTATCAATCACTAATAAGTATTTGCTAGTGTTTCTTGTTTCTATTAAACTGCATGATCTTAGCTGTGTAGTAGTGAACACTTGGAAGCAACCCCTGCTTTGCTATTTATAGGACTTTCCGAGTCCATAACCGCACCCCAAAATACTTTCGGGTcccaaaatctatatatatatatatatatatatatatatatatatatatatatatatataataaagctaggcatagaagAGGTGATGTAACGCCTCTTTATGACCAAAGAttagtatttatcttttttgtcaattttttgtcCTTTTACCTCATTTTTctgatgaaaaaataaaaattaactaagAATGATTTTTATGACAAACCTTTGCAATAAAATCCCAATTAACAGTTTCACCTGAATCAACCCACGTAGCAGCTACATAACATAACTGTCTTAATGAAAATTCAAGAGTCACTCATTTCTGGTTTAACTTTTTGCTTCTGTTtacctttcattttcattcattgTACGTATAATTAAAAGCCACATATTAAAGTCCcataaaatagaaattaaagTTGTCCGTTTGCTTTCCCATTGTTGCCGTTTGCAGTGGAGTGTGTGTATTTGTAATTGTCATTTGCTTTCTCTAAGAATTTCCAATGGCAGCCATTTATTATTAATAAGCACCACAATCATAATATTAATGTTGCAAACCTCTTTCATTactataaatattaaatattagGATGAAaattgatccaacaagcagCATGCGTGTGAAACAAAAAGGttctataaaattttgaaaacaagacAAGATTAAGATATGATTCAAAAGAAGCTCCAGAAGAATATCCATACAGAGAATTACAAGCTATAGTCGTCCAACAAATAGGTATTTACGTATCTTTTCAATCTGCTCtttcctttcaattttaattggttgttgaaaaagttgctgaatttttttgaaataaaatgcaAATGTCTTACGGTTTGTGAATTAATCTTATCCTTTGTAATATACAGTTATTGTGCTTGATTTCtaagaaaaaaacttatttGCTTTTGGATTTTACACTACTAATTCATTTGGCAAAAGGGACTTGTGAAAAGAGTGGATGTGAATTAATCTTATCCTTTGTAATATACTGTTATTGTGCTTGATTTCTAAGAAAAAGACTAGTTGCCTTTGGATTTTACACTACTCATTGGCAAAAGGGACTTGTGAAAAAAGTTGATATAATTTTCGAGTTCAAAACATTAAAATAGGTTGTTCTGCATGAAGAAATGACATACTACaatgtacatatgcataaaaagtaCTCTCTCCGGATCAGAAAAaatgtccacttagccatttgcatacctctaaaaaaatactaactccaagacaaaaatagataatttgactaaactacccctaattaaataggtattgggatttgaACACATAACACTTAGcaggggcaaatatgaaaaaataaggttaattctttctcgATTTGATAAGCgaacactctttttgacccaagagaaaaaggctaagtggacactcttttttattcggagggagtataatttgTATAAGCTGTAGATGACTAAAAAGGAAGGAAATGTGGAGAAAAGGATTAAGAAATATCCTCACAGAAGTGCTATAGGTTTCAACACTAAATAAGTTGTTCAACATGAATTTCAGTGAGAATTGACGACGATAATGTTCTGCCAATCAGAAATTAAGAATATCCTCACGGAAGTGCTATAGGTTTCAACATTAAATTTTGGGATATCAATATGAAGTAAAGTGATGCAAAAATTGCAGGTAATCTATGCTTATTAAGTAtattaaatgtatatttttatatCCATTTATTAACGCAGTATATACTCAtgtattaattttatgaatttctaTTTCTTAGTTTATCTGTTGTCCAGAAAAGAAGAATGACGTTAATTCAATTATAATATCCACGAGCTTAAGGGAGTAAAAGAACAGGAAATAGTAAATTGAAATGAATGATCTAGACCGTGACTTGTCATATATATGGTTTGTAAGCGATACATTGGATCAAGAATGTCTCTGGAGAATTTGCCACTTGAACAGTGTTCTTTGAGTAGAGGAAGAAAAATTGTGTTTAACATTAAATGATCTTCATTAAAaaagtcatgaaaaaaatagTAGAATCATATATGACCATGAAAAGTAGAATTATATAGTAGGgccaattaatatttttaaaagaattatgaGAGTAATTATGAAcatgtttttaatttgctttatGACCGCATGAAACACGGGCGAGGACACTAGTATAATTTAGAAGAAAGGAATGAcctaaatatttttcttttctttgtcttcaTAAACATATACTCCCTCTCTACTAATTTATGTGGCAAACTTTTCGTTTTAGTCTGTCCTAAAAAGAAtgttatttttctatatttagaaacaatttaatatTATGAGATAGATTTACAGCCACAGAAATATCTAAAGCTTGTTttaaatcacaaatttcaaaagtcgtcatttcttccttaaactccgtgccaagtcaaatggAGCctcataaattgggacgaagggagtactacGACGAAAAGAAAAGTATTGGAGGAAATTTAGACTTGATTTGTTAATGAGTTTGAATTAATgatatttgtgaaaaatattagaaataaaaattgaaatcgaagaaAGAGGGATAATTCATTCGGTGAACTCCCTGCCTCCTGCAGTTGAGATATAAAATATTTCCTTTCTCATTTCTTTCCCCgatgtaataaaaataattgggGTGTGGTGGGAAGGGGTGCCGGGGGGGGGAGGGATACGTTAGTAGATTCATAATCTACAGATAATTATGTCCTTACACCTAATCAAAGCAATGTATGGGGATAAGTTAATccatctgtctcaatttatgggacatatttttcattttaatttgttaaaaaaaagaatgtcacatttCTTTATTTAGTAGCGATTTAATTTCAAGTTTtgcttgttatgcttatttAGATGATTTATAGACACAAATCATTATCACTTTTTTTAGATcatcaatttcttttttaacaaaataattcaaaaattttGTGCTCAGTCAAATTAAACACCATACATAAATTAGGAGATGGAGGGAGGTAGTAAACTCGAGCAAATTAATAAAGAGGAGTATTAGATATGGATATCCAAATTGGAAGTCAGAAGGATAAAAGCACAACAAAATATGCTTTTTTCAATATAGTACTGTGTGGGTGAGTGCAATGAACTATGGACCTAGGATTGACAATATTGTAGTCTGTTGACATGTACCAAGATCAAATAcgatcctttttcttgtttcctttcttctttataCTTTTTGACCTTTTCTGAGTCACGATTACCACATAAACTGTCCTCATGATAAGTTGTAATAAAAAAGAGGCCGGTGCCCTTTCAGTTTCACCACAAGACAATTGATACATGAACCAATTATGGCTTTTGCATGgacctctttttttcttttttctttttcttttggcaatAAACGGTGAAGTATTATCGTACCAACAAAATAGAGTAAATACAAACTAAGAGCATCTGGGGCTTAACCACCTTGCATCTGGGGCTTAACCACCTTCTAGGAAGGGTGTTTCAGCCTCCGAAccccagcaaaaaaaaaaaaaaaaactatcaacCTAATTACACATTTTCTGTATCAAGTTTGAACTTTTTCTAGCCTTCCTTGATCTACTTAACCAATATACCCTTTCCTTCAGTTCCTTTTGTATCTATGTAACTataaactttatattttcaGTTGAATTCCTAAACAATTTCCACTTCCTAGCTTACCATGTATAATAGATCATAGCACCCCATAAAGCAGCCACCACTTCCTTCGTTTGATCCATTGCAGAGTCTGAACAACATCAGCATTCACCATTTCTATTCCAGACCAAAAACTCAGAGCGCTTCGTAATTCAGTTATCCATCCAAATGGCACTCTTTGTCCTTCGGCATCCGTTACAGATccagaatttttgaaaaaaaaaaaaggcttgaaaaaaaaaaaaaggctaaacattaaaaaaaaaaaaaaaaaaaaaaaaaattgtccctaGGAATCGAACCTGGACGCTAGAGAGAATTTTGAACATCCTGGACGATTTGAGTTAACCTTTTGAATTTGTTCAGGATATTCAaaacttatatatgtacataaacacagaaaatttttggggttcccCTTTAAATCCGCCCCGGTTTGGATATACTCGTTCGGAACATAATGAACACAGGAAGAATTAGTTCGAGCTAATATGGTATACCCTTCTTTCACATTCttcgtatttttaaagaaaatgggTAAAAAATATCCTAAAGCATGTGATTAATGTATCTCATTCGTGAGCCTATCGATTGGCTCAAATCCccaatattattttatgtatcaATATATACCCATGAACGATTAAAAATGTTCAAATATGCCTCTCACACTAACGGTAGAAGTCATGTGTACTTAATTAGACAAAATTAAGCGACTTTCttaattattataaaaaatagtttCCTCACTTTCATGATACAGAAAGTTGAATGAGTAACCATGAAACTAACCCCAGAAACGAAGTAAATCAAAGTCAAATTTCTTAATTGCTAGAACTAGAATTTACATTGTTAAGAAACTGGCTGAAAAGTTGCAACATTTTTTGTCGAAAATATTTGtagaatattttcaaaaatcctAGTGAAATCACTCTCCTGATTAACATGATAATGTCATATGAGGTTGGTATAATATACTACGTATTTATGAAGattacatttttaaaaaaaaggtaaatttaatattatattttagaACAAATTTAATTAATACTGCGATTATTCCACATTTCAACTAAGAGTACAATAGTTAAATTCTGTTATGTCCAGCCTTTTGTTATCGTGCATGCTCATCGTTTTCTAGATAGCTTTTGTGCTTGCCGTAAGGTACTCGAATATAACTTTTGTATCAAGAACAATTGTGAATTGTTAGCTAGAAAAGAAAGCTGATTGACAAACTCAGGGCATGAAACAGAAATATATTCAAATGATTGGTACAAGATTAATATCACCAACTTGACTTATTCCCGACAATGGTAGGTCATTGGAAAAGTATATATCGACAATGATCGCTTTTAATGAGAAGACTTTTGGAAATAAACCATCCAACTCATCTATTGGTactataatatttaattttacccAAGCTTAGAGTATCATGTAATAGGATGATTATTAGGcactataagaaaaaatatatctggcaataattttttttttttattgcaagCTGCATTTTAGAATTATTATTGCGAAAAGTATTTTtggcactaaaaaaaaataatattttttttttttgttgcatagattgattattattgcaaaaagtattttttattttgttgcaaattttttttgttgcgaaaaaaaaacaacaatcgATACTATAaagaacaaaattaaattctttagcaacaaaaaaatcatttgccaacaataaaactaagttgttgccaaatataaaaaattttgttacaatttctatactttcttgtagtgagaTATACCTTTCTAATTTAGATTTAGAAATTCAAGATCTTATGTctatcttgttttctttttcttctgaaATAATTAGG from the Lycium ferocissimum isolate CSIRO_LF1 chromosome 11, AGI_CSIRO_Lferr_CH_V1, whole genome shotgun sequence genome contains:
- the LOC132036698 gene encoding gibberellin 2-beta-dioxygenase 1-like, giving the protein MMVLTKPAIEHFPIVKNSCKATSFFNDVPVIDLSKPDSRNLIVKACEEFGFFKVINHDVPMEFISKLESEAIKFFSSPLSEKLKAGPADPFGYANKQVGQNGDIGWVEYILLSTNSEFSYHKFASISGVNPETIRSAVNDYVSAVKKMSCEILEMLAEGLKIHPKNVFSKLLMDEKSDSVFRLNQYPPCPEIEEFSGKNMIGFGEHTDPQIISVLRSNNTSGLQILLKNDHWISVPPDPTSFFINVGDSLQVMTNGRFKSLKHRVLTNSVKSRLSMIYFGGPPLTEKIAPLPSLMEGKDSLYKEFTWCEYKKSAYKTRLADNRLIHFEKIAAS